One Methylocystis iwaonis genomic window, TGAGATCGGCGCAGGCACCAGCGAAATCCGTCGAATGCTGATTGGACGTGAATTATATCAGGAGACAGCCTGAAGGAAACGAACCGATGGCGGCGCTGGAGACGTCGATCGATACGCGTTCCTCAGAATTTTCGCACAACCGCGACGCAATGACGGCGCAGGTCGAACGGCTGCGCGCCATCTCCCGCAAAATTCGAGAAGGCGGGGGAGAGGAAGCACGCGAGCGGCAGCGGCGGCGCGGGAAAATGCTCGTCCGGGAGCGCATCGACGCGCTGATCGACCCGCTGTCGCCCTTCCTGGAGGTCGGACAATTCGCGGCGCATGATATGTATGACGGCAAGCTGGCCTGCGCTGGCGTCGTGGCTGGAATCGGCAGGATCAACGGCCGTGAATGCATGATCATTGCGAATGACGCAACGGTGAAGGGCGGCGTCTATTTTCCAATGACCGTCAAGAAACATTTGCGCGCGCAGGAGATCGCAGCACAAAATAGGCTGCCCTGCCTGTATCTGGTCGATTCAGGCGGCGCCAATCTCCCCACGCAAGACGAAGTCTTTCCCGACCGCGAGCATTTCGGGCGTATTTTCTACAACCAGGCGCGAATGTCGGCGCAGGGCATTGCGCAAATCGCCGTGGTGATGGGCTCCTGCACGGCCGGCGGCGCTTATGTCCCCGCCATGTGCGACGAGACCATCATTGTGAGAAACGAAGGAACCATCTTTCTCGCCGGCCCGCCGCTCGTCGAAGCGGCCACGGGAGAGGTTGTGAGCGCCGAAGAGCTAGGCGGCGCCGAGACGCACTGTCGACGCTCGGGCGTGGCCGATTACCTCGCGGAAAATGACGCGCACGCCATCGCGCTCGCTCGCGAAGCCGTCGCCACTCTGCCGCACCAACGCGCAGCGCGTTGCGAGAATCCACCGATGCAGCCGCGCCACGATCCGGCGGAGCTTTATGGCGCCGTTCCCGCCGATTTGCGCAAGCAGTTCGATGTCAAGGAAGTCATCGCGCGCATTGTCGATGGATCGGAGTTCGACGAATTCAAAGCCCTTTATGGCCCCACTCTTGTGACCGGATTTGCGCGCATCTGGGGCTATCCCGTTGGGATCATCGCAAACAATGGCATTCTCTTTCCAGAGAGCGCGCTCAAGGCTGCGCATTTCATCGAGCTTTGCGCACAGCGCAAAATCCCCCTCGTCTTCTTGCAGAACACCACCGGCTTCATGGTGGGGAGCAAAGTCGAAGCGGAAGGCGTCGCCAAGGAAGGAGCGAAGATGGTGACGGCGGTGTCGACGGCTGCGGTGCCGAAACTCACGGTCGTTATCGGCGCCAGCTTCGGCGCCGGCAATTACGCAATGTGCGGCCGGGCTTTTTCGCCGAATTTCCTCTGGATGTGGCCAAACGCGCGCATCGGCGTGATGGGCGGCGCCCAGGCTGCCTCGGTGCTGTCCCGTTTGCGCCGCCAGACCATGCAATCGCGCGGCGAAGAATGGTCTCTCGAACAAGAGCGAGAATTCGCTGCGCCGATCCAGGCGAATTACGAACGGCAAAGCGACCCGCTCTATTCGAGCGCCCGGCTTTGGGACGACGGCGTCATCGATCCCGCCGATACGCGCCGCGTTTTGGCGTTGGCGCTGTCCGCAAGC contains:
- a CDS encoding carboxyl transferase domain-containing protein translates to MAALETSIDTRSSEFSHNRDAMTAQVERLRAISRKIREGGGEEARERQRRRGKMLVRERIDALIDPLSPFLEVGQFAAHDMYDGKLACAGVVAGIGRINGRECMIIANDATVKGGVYFPMTVKKHLRAQEIAAQNRLPCLYLVDSGGANLPTQDEVFPDREHFGRIFYNQARMSAQGIAQIAVVMGSCTAGGAYVPAMCDETIIVRNEGTIFLAGPPLVEAATGEVVSAEELGGAETHCRRSGVADYLAENDAHAIALAREAVATLPHQRAARCENPPMQPRHDPAELYGAVPADLRKQFDVKEVIARIVDGSEFDEFKALYGPTLVTGFARIWGYPVGIIANNGILFPESALKAAHFIELCAQRKIPLVFLQNTTGFMVGSKVEAEGVAKEGAKMVTAVSTAAVPKLTVVIGASFGAGNYAMCGRAFSPNFLWMWPNARIGVMGGAQAASVLSRLRRQTMQSRGEEWSLEQEREFAAPIQANYERQSDPLYSSARLWDDGVIDPADTRRVLALALSASANAKIEDTHFGLFRM